ATAGTGGCCAACCTAGTGGGGTTTAGCTTAGCGTTTATCTTCTCTTACTTAGTACAAACACTGTGGGTATTTGAAAAAGAGCTGGCGATTAATAATGCACTGCGGTTTTTTGTGGTGCAATTGGGCGCATTAAGCCTATCGGTTTGGTTATCATCACAATTAACCACCTATCCAAATTTTTTAAAAGTAAGCTTAGT
The Agarivorans aestuarii DNA segment above includes these coding regions:
- a CDS encoding GtrA family protein; amino-acid sequence: MAKLINRLLALRIVRYGLAGGVATLIHFSLALIILELWPLAFIVANLVGFSLAFIFSYLVQTLWVFEKELAINNALRFFVVQLGALSLSVWLSSQLTTYPNFLKVSLVIALLPAITFVIHRFWTFARAEAS